One region of Wyeomyia smithii strain HCP4-BCI-WySm-NY-G18 chromosome 3, ASM2978416v1, whole genome shotgun sequence genomic DNA includes:
- the LOC129729178 gene encoding uncharacterized protein LOC129729178 has translation MNERDQHCQRIIWCDEEGMPAEYVVTVMTSGAKCSPSCAQFIINENAARFAERLPKAVEVIKNGHYVDDMLVNVDTEEEAIKLAKDIQYIHLQGGFTMRNWISNSTSVMQALGETGKVEKSLSINDETVLEKVLGMWWDTKTDTFRFKLSTERNQNISSANKNPTKRDVLRVLM, from the coding sequence ATGAATGAACGAGATCAACACTGCCAGCGAATTATCTGGTGCGATGAGGAGGGTATGCCTGCCGAATACGTGGTAACGGTAATGACGTCTGGCGCCAAATGTTCACCGAGCTGCGCCCAATTTATAATCAACGAGAATGCGGCACGTTTTGCAGAACGCCTTCCCAAAGCAGTTGAAGTCATCAAGAACGGTCATTACGTTGACGATATGTTAGTCAACGTCGACACAGAAGAAGAGGCAATAAAGCTAGCGAAGGATATCCAGTACATCCACCTACAGGGCGGCTTCACAATGAGAAACTGGATCTCAAATTCAACATCCGTCATGCAAGCACTGGGTGAAACTGGAAAGGTCGAGAAAAGCTTGAGTATAAACGATGAAACGGTACTTGAAAAAGTCCTCGGAATGTGGTGGGACACTAAGACGGATACATTCCGCTTCAAGCTCTCCACTGAGCGTAATCAAAACATTTCGTCTGCTAACAAAAACCCCACCAAACGCGATGTATTGCGCGTGCTAATGTAA
- the LOC129729179 gene encoding uncharacterized protein LOC129729179 codes for MIYLKLLFQEIWRAGTSWDDEIGDKQLVKWRNWLQLLVKVESVRIPRCYHVSPSVNEQRTIELHTFVDASELSYAAVCYLRRGTPLQIISDRGTNLVGASKELKTALDQVDSDKVVREFTTTSTSWIFNPPASPHMGGIWERMIQTVKKILEEIKPKRLLSDEVLRNLMAEIENIVNSRPLTHVPVDGESSLAPPQHRTIFWLDHRTVLANYFWKRWVNEYTPIITRREKWFSAVKAIAVGDIVIVVDPNFPRNCWPKGSIVAVKVSKDGQVRSATVQTAAGIYERPAVKSAVLDIGANRSMLDQGPTTGGDCCERPSSVSAP; via the exons ATGATTTATCTGAAACTGCTGTTCCAGGAAATATGGAGGGCGGGAACTTCATGGGATGACGAGATTGGCGACAAACAGTTAGTAAAATGGCGGAATTGGCTGCAGCTTTTGGTGAAGGTTGAATCCGTGCGAATTCCTCGTTGCTACCATGTGTCTCCTTCGGTTAATGAGCAACGTACAATCGAGTTGCATACGTTTGTGGATGCCAGCGAACTCAGTTACGCAGCAGTTTGTTATTTGCG ACGAGGAACACCATTGCAAATAATAAGCGATCGAGGTACCAATTTGGTGGGAGCGTCGAAGGAACTCAAAACAGCTTTGGATCAAGTCGACAGCGACAAAGTTGTTCGTGAGTTCACTACGACGTCTACTTCATGGATCTTCAATCCCCCGGCATCCCCGCATATGGGCGGCATATGGGAAAGGATGATACAGACGGTTAAAAAGATCCTAGAAGAAATTAAACCGAAACGCTTGCTATCCGATGAAGTCCTTAGGAATCTTATGGCAGAAATCGAAAACATCGTGAATAGCAGGCCCTTGACCCATGTTCCCGTTGACGGTGAATCATCTCTCGCTCCACCGCAACACCGAACCATTTTTTGGTTGGATCATCGAACG GTACTGGCAAACTATTTTTGGAAGCGCTGGGTGAACGAGTATACTCCCATAATTACACGCCGGGAAAAGTGGTTTAGCGCGGTGAAAGCTATTGCTGTTGGGGACATTGTCATCGTCGTCGACCCCAACTTTCCGAGGAACTGCTGGCCCAAAGGAAGTATTGTTGCAGTGAAGGTTTCGAAAGACGGTCAAGTACGCTCAGCAACGGTTCAGACCGCGGCTGGCATctacgagagacctgcggtgaAATCGGCGGTGCTGGACATCGGGGCAAACAGGAGTATGCTGGACCAGGGTCCAACTACTGGGGGGGACTGTTGTGAACGCCCCTCGTCAGTGAGCGCACCTTGA